DNA from Aphelocoma coerulescens isolate FSJ_1873_10779 chromosome 4A, UR_Acoe_1.0, whole genome shotgun sequence:
CCCTGATGCCTCCCTCCTGTTGACCTTGGCACCACAGGGATGCCCAACACCTCTGGCTTGGTCAACCGTCGTGACGTGATTGCCACCTCAGATGCCACAGTGGTGTCGCGGCTGAAGCAAGCGGGTGCCATCCCGCTGGGTGTCACCAACTGCAGCGAGCTCTGCATGTGGTACGAGTCCAGCAACAGGGTCTATGGGCGGACCAACAACCCTTATGACCTGCAGAGGATTGTCGGCGGCAGCTCAGGTGAACCCTGGCACCTCAGCACAGTCCTGCACGAGTGACAGGTTAAAATACAGCAAGGGAAGAGTTCCAAGTCTCTGCACACAGCTATTAATGTGTCCCTGGGCTCTTGCAGAGCTTACAGGCCTCTTTCCTGGGTACCACTGTAGTCTATTCGGAGGTCCAGCTACTTTGCCTCTTTTGGGTGTTTCATCTGGCATTGCTTCAGTTTGCTCTGTCGTAGTTCAGCAGGAAAATCCCTTTGGCCCGCATTCTCCAGCTGTCCCCCAGCTACCACAAAAGCCAAGGTGCCCCCCACCCCTCTTGCTTTTTAGGCCCCCACCCTCACTGCGAGGTTCTCCTGCTTTGCTGGATGATTTGCACCATAAACCTGTGGGGTTTTGCCATGTTTTCTCCTGTGCAGGTGGGGAGGGCAGTGTcctggcagctgcctgctcaGTCATAGGTGTGGGCTCTGACATCGGCGGCAGCATCCGGATGCCTGCCTTCTTCAATGGAGTCTTTGGCCATAAACCCACGACAGGTAGGGTtggtgttggggtctcctcctcctccctgccagcagaAATGCCATGAGGTGGAATGGGGGCTGTGGGATGAACCCATTCAGGACACCTCTGTGCTGGTCACTGGTGGGATTGCTGTAAGGAGTCAGGTAACTCCTTGCATGGGACAAGCCAGTTGagggagcacagctgggctTGGCAGCTGGGAAGCTTTTGGTGATAGAATGCCAGGCACGTGGGAGACAGGAGGGGGTTTACCCAAGTATTGTATCCTCAGAATGGGATGTTTTCACAAGGTTGGGATCTGCTGGGATGTTTCTCTGGCTTTCAGTGTACTGACTGGGtgcttttcctcccttccccacccTATGCCCCTTGCCATCAGCACTTGTGGGGTGTGCAATCCCTGGGGAACCATGTCTCCCTGTACCCAAAgacccccagcagggctgccctGTCTGGAGATGATACTCGGGGTGGTACCTGACATCTCTGCTCTCAGGGGTGGTGCCCAACGATGGCCAGTTCCCAAACGCTCACGGCGTGCGGACCAGCTACCTGTGCACAGGGCCCATGTGCCGCTACGCAGAGGACCTGGAGCCTATGTTGAGAGTCATGGCCGGTCCCGGGGTTAGCAAGTGAGTtgttcccactgctcccagctgctgagCTGGAGTCGGCAGCTCTCACAGTGTATTAGTCCTTTGTACGAGACAGGTCTGCACCCCACCCAATTTGCTTGTTACTgatttccttcctctgctcctggcttCAGCAGGACCTTGGCTGCTGGGACTGCCCTTCCTACCACCCATGTCCTCCAGGGAACCGGCAGCCATGAGCAGACTGATAGGTCCCCCTTCACCAGTGAGCTGTCCCACacacccctcccctcccagggCTGGCCTTCCTCCTGGATATTACAGGACCTTTTTCCTGTTGTTGAATGAGTTTTCCATCCCACATCACAGCCAGTTCAGTTCCTTCAGTTCTTGGTCCATGCAACCAAGAGCGTGCTGTGTGCCAGTGAGGAGCAGAACGGAGATGGGGCACATGGGGCAGCCCTCTTTTTTGCCACAGCCTGCACACAGTTGCTTTCTCCATTACCACTTCATTTTTTCCCTGGCTCTTGTGCAATCCCAGCCTTGGCTGCAGCCAGGGTTTGTAATCACAAGGTGCTTCTGGAGAGATGAGAATTTTTCCAACAGAAACTTGCTGGGACTGAGGGGGCGGGTGAGCATCTGGATGCGTTGTGGGCAGTAGGTGTCTGTGTGTCTTCAGGTTCTCACCTTGCCTCCCTGAGGGACGGAACAGGGTCTCCTGAGGACACATAACGAGCTTGTGAGAATCTCTAGCAGCTGCAAAGGAGCTGGGGATGGATTTGTGACAAAGCACCGTTCCTTTCCCAGACTGAAACTGAATGAAAAAGTGTCACTGGAGAAAATCAAATTCCACTGCATGGATCATGATGGCGGGTCCATTTTTGTGTCGCCTGTGGACAAGGAAATCTTGCAGGCCCAAAAGAAGGTAGGAAGCAGTGGAGGATGGTACTCACTGGGGTGAACCTGAAGATAGAACTTGGGGAGGGgaaagagctgctctgtgtggcTCCTGCAGGGGCCAGTGGGATGAAGGACTGGGGAGGCAACATTGCATCCCAGTCCTGTGCTTTCAGGGGTTAAAAAGTGGAAAggactttttcttcttcaaggcTAAAGGAGAAACAAGGGGAAGATCTTGCAAGTAGGTCCCCTTACCCTCTTCTCTGTAGTTTCCATGGGCTGATGGCAGTGCATCACATCCTTGTGGAAACAAACCTATCCTTGCACTTCCCTTCAGGTGGTGGAGCACCTTGAAAATGACCTTGGGGTCCAAGTTCAGCGTGTGGCAATCCACAAGATGAAGTATTCTTTCCAGATCTGGTCAGCCATGATGTCGTCCAAGGACAGCGAGGGGCAGGTGTGTCAGAGTGAGCTGGCAAAGGCGTAACTTGGATGGCAGCAGGGAAGAATCAGCTGTTTGGGCCAGCTGTGGAGAGCTGTAGGCTTCCAAAACCTGCCCAGGGGCTTTCCCTGCTCCATTTGCCCTCTTAGACCTCCCTTCTTCTAAAGCTGCACAGCCCCTTCTCCCTTGCTTTCCTGTGGGATGaggccatggctctcagcagaggaGCAATGTGGTAATAGGGAGGGGGAGGTTGTTTTGGCACATTGACATTTTCCGTGCAGGTTGGTATGTCAGCCAAGCAGGGGACATCCTGCCTTGCTCTTTGCCCCATGCTGTGTCTTCTGACTTGTAGGCTGGGATTAACACCCTTTGGGATGCCAGGGCAGGTAGGGGATTAGCAGCTTTCCAGCAGGAGGCCTGCCTGCGTTATTTTTCCCTGGAATTGCAGCTGCTGTGCTATGCTCTGTGCATACAGGAAAGTgttttgtaataaaataaacttctgGGAGTGTCATAACTTGTGCATTCCTGGTGCAGAAGCAGTGAtgaaacagcccagccccaccacaCTAAGGAGGGTTTATCTGGCTCCTCTGCTCCTTCTTCCTGGTCCCATGGTCATATCATAGGAGGAAATGCCTCCCTTGCATCATGTCAGTTGGGTGCTGCTTTGGGGGCTCTCCCGTCTCCTTGCTGTCTCTGGCAGGGAAAGatactcctgctgctgccctggatcAGTGTCAGAGCTGTGGAGCACTCCTGATGGGCATCTCCTGTGTAAAAGCAGGAAGGCCTCACATTGGGATAATGGGACAGCTGGAATTTCACTGTCTCTTGCCAGCCTGTGCCTCCCTGCTGCATGTTGGCTGTGCTGACGTGGGGAGCGGGTGTGTTACAGGAGGCACAAAGATTCACAGACCTGCTGGGGGACCACGGGAAGCCAGTGTGGCCGCTGTGGGAGCTGATGAAGTGGCTCGTGGGGATGTCTTCTCACACTTTCCCAGCTATCGGTAATGCTGCGAGGGGTCCTGGGAGGTGCAGAGGTAGTGGTGGGGTGGGCAAGTTGTTAAATGCAGGTATTATTACCCGTCCAATGCCCAGTGAAGGAACTCAGGGTTTGCCCTGAGCAGCTTCAGCCTAGTTTTGTAATGACACTCCGTGTCTTTGAGTGACATGCAAGCTCAAGAGAGCTGGGTGGATCTTTGATAAACGGTAGTGGGTATTGTGGGAGAAGAAGTGAGGATGATGGAGCTGAGGGCAGGGTTCACTCCTGCTGTGAGCCCTGCCAGAACTGCTACAGGCTCAGAGGGAACAGTCAGGGTCTGCACTGATCTTGTTTCATAGCAGCAGGTACTAGAGAACCCTAATTAGCGCAGTTGTGCTGCTGTCTAATGAGTGCTGGGGTCattctgccagctctgctcaACCCCACTGCCTGGAAGAGCTGGAAGGAAGGGGCAGGCTGAATGCCTTTcccttggcagagctggggggatgCTGCCCACAAAGTTGCGCTAGGGGCAATCTGCTGTGGCTACTGGCAGAGAGGAGGGTACGTGGGGGGCCTCACCAGAAGCAGGGGATGCTGCGTGTGGCTGGGTAATGTGTTTTTGTCCCACACAGCCCACAGTCCTCTCACTCACCCTTGTCCCCATTTCTATCTTTCGCTGCAGCCCTCGGACTGACAGAGAAGCTGGTGAACCTCAACCTCAGTGggaaggccaagctggtgagcatggggaagagcctacaggaggagatggaggcgctgctggggccGGATGGGGTGCTCCTCTACCCCTCGCACCCCACCATCGCCCCCAAGCACCACTCCCCCATCTGCATGCCCTTCAATTTTGCCTACACAGGTGAGCAGCCCTGGCTCCTGTGGAGTTGCAGCTAGGGCTGCCAGGATGGTCTCAcccatggcagcagtgtgaGCTGGCAGCTGGGGTGTTGAACCCAGAGTGTTCTCATTGCTGATGGTGGGCTGTGCAGCAAAGAAGGGGGTCTTGCTGCTCCAGAGAGTGGGGCAAGGGTTGTTGTGCTTCCTGCTGTGTGGCATCTTTTACCTTTTCCAAGTCTGACTTCTATGTGTGATATTGGGGGCCTCCATGCCCCAGAGGTGTTACAGCTGCCACTGCAGTTTAGCAGGAACCTGAGAGCCTCCATCTCTTGGGGTACAGCCTGGGGGCACCCTGTGTGGGTCCCATGTGGTCTGGACACCTCAGTGCTAGTGTCAGTGCTGCCTGGCTTTGGAGTGATGGAGGGCTGGTGCCTGGGGCAGGAATGTCCCATATTTGGCATGCCATGGTGTGTGCCATCCTTGATGTGGGCACTGTGAATCTGATCAGTGATGTCCTTCGTCACCAtgtctcagcagtgctgcatgAAGCACCAGCTCCCAGGATGTTGGTGCTGTGTAGCAGCAGCTTGCCTGCCTGGGGTGGGAGGGCCGGGCAGTGATGGTTTCCAGTCACTGTGCTCACTCTGATCCATCCAACCTTCTCTCTTGCAGCCATCTTCAATGTCCTGGGCCTGCCGGTGACCCAGTGCCcgctggggctgggcagcgaGGGGCTGCCACTGGGCATCCAGCTGGTGGCAGCCGCCTACAATGACCACTTGACACTGGCAGTGGCCCGGTACCTGGAGAAGGCCTTTGGAGGATGGGTTTTACCGGGGAAAGTTTAGCCTTgggaggcagggacagagacagtGGCAAGTGCTGATGCTTGATCCCATCATGGCACTGCCTGCTCCCTCTGCATCcccctgtgccctcctgggGGTGGCtggtggtgcctccagcccaggaacagctgggCTGTTGCCACTGGAGTCCTCATCCCTGTGGCACCCTCTCATGGAGAGACGTGCCTTCCCTGAACCCCTCAGGAGCCCCAGTGCCGCAGTCTGAGGATGTCCTGCCTGCATCCTGCCTGCAGTGGGCACTCACCCACCTTTTCCAGACCGTGGAGTTGGCCAGCTCTGTGACCCTTCTGCTTTCAAAATGCTGAGtgagagctgggcagaggaTGTGCTTCCAGACTGCTGGGGCCAGCTGTGCAGCACCCCTCGGGGCTGCCTGGGCCCATGGGGATCCTCCTTGGCCTGACCCTACCCACAGGGCTGGACTGTGCCTGCTGCACCCAGGCTTGCCAGCCTCTACAGTCCTCCCACGTTCCTGCAGGCTTCCTCCCCACCCTGACCGAGAAGGGGGAGAGAGGGGTTGAGGGGGCTGGAGGAGCCATAGGCCTGCCTCACCAGCAGCACTTTGTGGGGTGGTGGGTGTCTGCAGCTGTCAGGCACAGCTGAGAGCATTTGCAGCCCTGGATGAAGCATTTCCTGCTTGTGTCTTCCCCTTCTCTCTGGGAGGATCATCCTGCCTGACTGGCATCCCCTGCCACCTGTCCTGCTGAGCTGCCTGGCCTCTGCCCCAGGAGCAGACATGGACAGCAGTGTGAGTGGCTCATCTGAGCAAGCAGCAAGCACAAGGTGTTCTCATTGAGGGAGGTATTAAAGAGCGTGTCCAGTCTACTGTGGCTGTGTGTCCTTTTCCTCATGGCTGTTACCCTGCCAGCTCATATCAGGCCCCAGCCCATCTCTACCAGGGATGTGTCAgggctgcccagctgctggCCATTGGAGTGGTGCAGGGACAACAGTGGGGATGCTGGCATTGGCCCCAGGGGTGGCACTTGGCCACTCCAGGactcttgttttggaatggccAGGCTGACAGTGACTCCTGGGCTCCTGGCAGAGCTGAAGGGTGCTTATGAGCCCCACATGCTGCTGTCAGTGGCTCTGTTAGTCTTGTAATGGTTGCACAGCTCCTGGGAAGCACAAGCACAAGCCAGAGGCCTGGAGCTCTTGAGGGTGAGATGCAGAGCCACATGCAGGTCCCTTGTGCTCTCCAGGGCAAAATGAGGGGCCCCAGTCCTGTGTgtccagcctgtagcactgatCTTGGCAAGGATAAAACCTGGTATTGGTTTTGCTGGGATGTCCTGACCTGTGTCTGCCCTGCCATGTGTCACCCCGGGCCTGACCCCTTGTGCTTTTCTCTGTCCCCACACCACTGCTGGTCCCCGCAGGGGTAGCGTAGGAAGCTGCGATGGCGTGCTGGGAcaggctgtgcctcagcacTGGTGTGCAGAGGGCACTGCTGAGCGGCTGCGCCCAGCTGGGACGTTGCTAACGAGGaagcaaggaaggaaaaaaacaaaccctggcTCAGCAAAGGAGGTACAAACCACCCAAGTCAAATCACGTCTCCCAGCGTGGTGGCACAGATAACACGGACCTGTCCCCCATCTGGAGGAAGCAGGGCAGCTGAGCAGACCGTGGTAACGCTTCCTGTGAACACTCGGAGCCAAACGTGGGGTTGCTGAGCTGAGGGTGTTGCGTTTAACAGAGCGTGGTGGGCAAGGTGGGTTCCTGATACCGCAGAGAGAAAATGCTGGATCAAGGTAGGGGGGAGTGCTGGTGCTTCAGGGTGGTGTGATGGGGATGCAGACAAATCCCCACAATCTCAGTTATTGCCTCAACATGGGGAAGATTGCGGGAATTTTCCCTCTGGCCATGGCTGAAGGGGAATGGATGTGCTGGAGTTCAGaggggggctggcagggaccagTCTGCAGTCAACCTTGCTGCTTCAGGGAAGCATTGTGCTGCCTTCTGCAgtgggagcagccctgtccctgcctgcataGGCAGCCGGTGCTAGGGTCTCCATCAGTTCCCCAGCTCTGTGACTCCACAAACCCCAAGAACAGCCCTGGAGACTCCTTCTCCCTCCAGGCAGAAATGCTGCTGCCTTCAAAAGGCTCTGTTGCAAGGCCAGGAGGGCTCTTGCTGGCCTCAGGGTGGGGGGAATCCCTAGACCAACTGCCTGCGCTTCGGCTCTGATGTTTCAGAAGTCTCACCTCAGCCCTCGCCCACAGTTTACAGCTGCACGTCCCTGCTTGTTGACTGTTCCTCTTTGTTTCAAGCTCTTAATGCTGCAAGGGATAGAGAAAGCATGGGGGGAATGTTTTGTACCCACGTGCCGAGGTGGTAGCACTTGTAACATGAGTGCAGAGTCAGCATGAAATGGGAAGAGCGAGTGGCAGTGGTGAGCCAGCCCCATGGGTGTCCCGTCTGGCCAGGGGTGCTTTCGCCCCTCCGCCTCTGGAGGTGGCCCTGGGCTCCCCACCTTCACGGGGGAATGTGTCCCCACAACCAGAAGGTTGGTGTGGTGGCCTCAAAACCCTTGCATGtctgctccaggagaggaaGGTTACCTCCATGACCGTCAAGAGCAGGGAAAGATTCCTGATGGCTGAATGGTGAGGCAAGGCCAAGGTAAGGAGAGACTGGCCAGGTGTCAGATGCAGGTGTCCAGCAGGATCAGCCTCTGCTGTGGTTTGCAGTCTGAGGTCTCTTCTTACAGCCCAAGAGGGTCCCTCATTGTGCCCCATTTTGCCTTGTGGGTGCCGTCACACATGgccagggaggctgtgggatggcaggggggggggggggggtgtcctgGCAGTGGTGTCACAGGTTGAGCCAGTGTGAGtcatgcccagagctgggctgagTCACCTCCCCAGTGGTGTGAGCATCAGGTGAGGAGCTTTCTCAGACCCACATCCCGGTGACAAAGGCAGCATGGCTTCTCACCACAGGGTGCCAGAGGTGGGTGCAACAGAAGGTCACTGCAGCACGTGCACAGTGCCACAGCAGTGTGGCAGCTGcccactgtccctgcaggttCACTTACCACCACAGCCCTGAaggcacctgccctgctgcaccCCCAGGGTGCAGCAGAAGgtcccctgcccctccactgTGGACACCTCTATGCCACAATAGGTATGTGGACTTCATGGGGCAGTCTCACTGGCTGAAGCTTCTGAGAATAATACCCTGTTTTTAATCTCAGGTCCCAGCAGCCCGTCATGTCTGTGGGTAGCGAAACAGCTCCAGCACACCCATCCCTTTCCATGGCCCCCGGTGCGGCAGCGTAGTGTGGGGGCAGATGGATGGGCTGTGGTAGGATGAGCCCTGTCCTGcacctgctgctgttcctggccagctgctccctgctccagggtAAGCCAGTGCTGAAGATGTCACCACAGTCTGGGGGGGgccctggctgcagggcagggggaggcacAGGGTCACCTCTCACACCTACTGAAGGTacctgggaagaggaggggcccAAGTGATCATCAAGGTGTGATGAgaaagtgtcttggggtgactttctgatgtgtatcccctctcactgctctatgcccagaaattttaagttttgtgcctgctttgctttctcctaattcttatctcacagaaggaaaataggtaagtaatggatattttgaaccaaaccactacagaaagaaaaccccaggatcagcagcagctgtgtcagGGTGTTGTCTCTCCTGTTTTGTCAGCTGTGTCTCTGCTTTGGCAGAAGCATGGACAAGGTGCTCTCAGTGTGCGAGGCACTGGGGGGATGCAGGTGCTGAGCACCTGCTTTGAAGTCAATGTTTGCCCATGCTGGGCTGAAGCTGGGGAACCTGTGCATCAGGCCACAAGGTGACTCTGCAGGACGCTGCCCTAtgcccctctcctccctctccaggGATGCTACTGCGTCCACGGGACGTGAAGCTGGAGGCACGGAACTTCCACGTCTGGCTGCACTGGAAGCCAGACCCCAGCTCACCCAGCTATGCCACTTATGAGGTGGAGTGGAGGAACAGGTAGGTGAGGAGAAAGAGGTGAAGGGATCTGGTCTTCTTACACCCTGGCAGAGGCTGTTGGGGACCCCTGGCAGCCAGAGGATTGCTGTCTGGCAGTAAATGCCACAGAGTGACAGAGCAGTGGAGTTGGCTTGTCCCACCCCTGCACATGCAAGGTCAGCTCAGGACTGTGTCCTGGTGGGTTTTGAACAACTTCAGGACAACCTCCCTGGACAGCTTGGTCCCTTTCCTGGTCACTTGCCCAGTAACAAACTAAGGGGTTGCTtttggactgaggttttggatttgggttttttcccatgaTGCTAAATGGGATTTCCTGTATTTCAACCTGTGCCTGCCACCTCTTGTCCTTTTGCCAGGCACCACTGAAAGGAAGGCTCTGTCCTCTTTTCTCCATGTTGATAAGACCCCCCCAGCCAAAGTCACCTTTCTCTGAGGCTCAGCTGTCACCACTCCCTCGGTTTCCCTCGTACCACAGAGCCTCAACAGCCTCAACCCCTTGGTGGGTTCTCCCTGCCACGACTGTGTGTTTTCTCATTGTGGAGAGCACAGGTCAGGGCACAGCGCCAGGTGCCATCTGTCCCCAGGAGGGAGTCAGCTTGCTGGTGACACCCCTCCTCATGCATCCTGGGATGCTGTTGGCTGATACCTGGGCTTTCCTACACTTTCCACATGGGCAGGATGGCAGCGGCTGGGCAGCCCTC
Protein-coding regions in this window:
- the FAAH2 gene encoding fatty-acid amide hydrolase 2 isoform X3, which encodes MALSRAERCLALLLRLLSRACLALLALLPPPRVGPARAVPRAVPPPRRALLLLPARRLAALLRARQVTCIEVVEAYVQRIKEVNHLINAVVKDRFEEALQEAQQVDKLLSEGPGNDYLEEKFPLLGVPITVKEAFSLYGMPNTSGLVNRRDVIATSDATVVSRLKQAGAIPLGVTNCSELCMWYESSNRVYGRTNNPYDLQRIVGGSSGGEGSVLAAACSVIGVGSDIGGSIRMPAFFNGVFGHKPTTGVVPNDGQFPNAHGVRTSYLCTGPMCRYAEDLEPMLRVMAGPGVSKLKLNEKVSLEKIKFHCMDHDGGSIFVSPVDKEILQAQKKVVEHLENDLGVQVQRVAIHKMKYSFQIWSAMMSSKDSEGQVGMSAKQGTSCLALCPMLCLLTCRLGLTPFGMPGQEAQRFTDLLGDHGKPVWPLWELMKWLVGMSSHTFPAIALGLTEKLVNLNLSGKAKLVSMGKSLQEEMEALLGPDGVLLYPSHPTIAPKHHSPICMPFNFAYTAIFNVLGLPVTQCPLGLGSEGLPLGIQLVAAAYNDHLTLAVARYLEKAFGGWVLPGKV
- the FAAH2 gene encoding fatty-acid amide hydrolase 2 isoform X2 — protein: MALSRAERCLALLLRLLSRACLALLALLPPPRVGPARAVPRAVPPPRRALLLLPARRLAALLRARQVTCIEVVEAYVQRIKEVNHLINAVVKDRFEEALQEAQQVDKLLSEGPGNDYLEEKFPLLGVPITVKEAFSLYGMPNTSGLVNRRDVIATSDATVVSRLKQAGAIPLGVTNCSELCMWYESSNRVYGRTNNPYDLQRIVGGSSGGEGSVLAAACSVIGVGSDIGGSIRMPAFFNGVFGHKPTTGVVPNDGQFPNAHGVRTSYLCTGPMCRYAEDLEPMLRVMAGPGVSKLKLNEKVSLEKIKFHCMDHDGGSIFVSPVDKEILQAQKKVVEHLENDLGVQVQRVAIHKMKYSFQIWSAMMSSKDSEGQEAQRFTDLLGDHGKPVWPLWELMKWLVGMSSHTFPAIALGLTEKLVNLNLSGKAKLVSMGKSLQEEMEALLGPDGVLLYPSHPTIAPKHHSPICMPFNFAYTAIFNVLGLPVTQCPLGLGSEGLPLGIQLVAAAYNDHLTLAVARYLEKAFGGWVLPGKV
- the FAAH2 gene encoding fatty-acid amide hydrolase 2 isoform X1, which produces MALSRAERCLALLLRLLSRACLALLALLPPPRVGPARAVPRAVPPPRRALLLLPARRLAALLRARQVTCIEVVEAYVQRIKEVNHLINAVVKDRFEEALQEAQQVDKLLSEGPGNDYLEEKFPLLGVPITVKEAFSLYGMPNTSGLVNRRDVIATSDATVVSRLKQAGAIPLGVTNCSELCMWYESSNRVYGRTNNPYDLQRIVGGSSGGEGSVLAAACSVIGVGSDIGGSIRMPAFFNGVFGHKPTTGVVPNDGQFPNAHGVRTSYLCTGPMCRYAEDLEPMLRVMAGPGVSKLKLNEKVSLEKIKFHCMDHDGGSIFVSPVDKEILQAQKKVVEHLENDLGVQVQRVAIHKMKYSFQIWSAMMSSKDSEGQEAQRFTDLLGDHGKPVWPLWELMKWLVGMSSHTFPAIALGLTEKLVNLNLSGKAKLPSSMSWACR